One Sulfurimonas sp. DNA segment encodes these proteins:
- the amrA gene encoding AmmeMemoRadiSam system protein A, whose amino-acid sequence MLDPILLKIAKTAILSRFDDSFVIDKDLLLKEYPFLNKDGASFVTLNYNGALRGCIGSIIAHRTLLDDIISNANSAAFSDPRFSPLKTDELDKLNLEVSVLTKPELLNYKDYNDLKDKINAGTDGLILKYGSYQGTFLPQVWEQLPDKERFLEHLSYKAGTNPSIYEHNPDIYVYQVDAIEEDFDAVLPL is encoded by the coding sequence ATGCTAGATCCTATATTATTAAAAATTGCAAAAACTGCAATACTTAGTAGATTTGATGACAGCTTTGTCATAGATAAAGATCTATTGCTAAAAGAGTATCCATTTTTAAACAAAGACGGTGCATCTTTTGTAACACTAAATTACAATGGTGCTTTACGCGGTTGTATAGGCTCTATAATAGCACATAGAACACTTTTGGATGACATTATAAGCAATGCAAACTCCGCTGCTTTTTCAGATCCTAGATTTTCCCCTTTAAAAACTGACGAACTAGATAAGCTGAACTTGGAAGTATCCGTATTGACCAAGCCAGAACTTTTAAACTATAAAGACTATAATGACTTAAAAGATAAAATAAATGCAGGTACAGACGGACTTATTTTAAAATACGGCTCTTATCAAGGTACATTCTTACCTCAAGTTTGGGAACAGCTACCAGATAAGGAACGTTTTTTAGAACATCTAAGTTACAAAGCAGGCACAAACCCGTCTATTTATGAACATAATCCTGATATTTACGTATATCAGGTCGATGCAATAGAGGAAGATTTCGATGCAGTACTTCCGTTATAA
- the clpX gene encoding ATP-dependent Clp protease ATP-binding subunit ClpX has translation MSKDLICDFCGKGVKEVDKIFSAENAHICNECIGTCSDIIHKEELKKERAEFQRGLSIPTQIKDHLDNYVIGQEEAKKVLSVALYSHYKRIDKPVFNNVEIEKSNILLVGPTGSGKTLLAKSLAKIMDVPFAVADATALTEAGYVGEDVESILSRLLASADFDIERAQKGIIYIDEIDKIANKSESATSGRDVSGEGVQQGLLKILEGGEVYVPVKGSRKSSGAETVLFDTTHILFICGGAFVGLVKDANVDKKKQPKKMGFLTHKEEELIGEEIESKDLINFGLIPEFIGRIPVVATLNQLSLDDLIKVLTEPKNAITKQYQALFELDGIELEFSEDALQEIAKMAEEKGVGARGLRGIIEKIMLPLQYELPAKEDVEGCVITKSFINGESEIELKKAKKTSAKSKKEAN, from the coding sequence ATGAGTAAAGATTTAATTTGTGATTTTTGTGGTAAAGGCGTTAAAGAAGTAGATAAGATTTTCAGTGCTGAGAATGCACATATTTGTAACGAGTGTATAGGTACTTGTTCAGACATAATTCATAAAGAAGAGTTAAAAAAAGAGCGTGCTGAGTTTCAAAGAGGGCTTAGCATACCTACACAGATAAAAGATCACCTTGACAATTATGTAATTGGTCAAGAGGAAGCTAAGAAAGTTTTATCTGTTGCTCTGTACTCACACTATAAGAGAATCGATAAACCTGTATTTAACAATGTAGAGATCGAGAAGAGTAATATTTTACTTGTTGGTCCAACAGGTTCTGGTAAAACACTTTTAGCAAAATCTCTAGCTAAAATTATGGATGTACCTTTCGCAGTTGCAGATGCTACGGCACTTACTGAAGCTGGTTATGTAGGTGAAGATGTTGAGTCTATTTTATCACGTCTTTTAGCTTCTGCTGATTTTGATATTGAGCGTGCTCAAAAAGGTATTATCTACATAGATGAGATCGATAAGATCGCTAATAAAAGCGAGAGTGCGACAAGCGGTAGAGACGTAAGTGGTGAGGGTGTTCAACAAGGTCTTTTAAAAATCTTAGAAGGCGGTGAAGTATATGTACCTGTAAAGGGTAGTAGAAAAAGTTCAGGTGCTGAGACTGTACTTTTTGATACTACACATATTTTATTTATTTGTGGTGGTGCGTTTGTCGGTCTTGTAAAAGATGCGAATGTCGATAAAAAGAAACAGCCTAAAAAGATGGGATTCCTTACTCACAAAGAGGAAGAATTAATCGGAGAAGAGATAGAATCAAAAGATCTTATTAACTTTGGTCTTATTCCTGAATTCATAGGTAGAATCCCTGTTGTAGCAACTCTAAACCAATTATCATTAGATGATCTAATCAAGGTATTAACTGAGCCTAAAAACGCTATTACTAAACAATATCAAGCTCTATTTGAATTAGACGGAATTGAATTAGAATTCAGTGAAGATGCACTTCAAGAGATAGCAAAAATGGCAGAAGAGAAGGGTGTTGGTGCACGTGGTCTTCGTGGTATCATAGAAAAGATTATGTTACCTCTTCAATATGAACTTCCTGCAAAAGAAGATGTAGAGGGTTGTGTTATTACAAAAAGCTTCATCAACGGTGAGAGTGAAATTGAGCTTAAAAAAGCTAAGAAAACTTCTGCTAAAAGCAAGAAGGAGGCAAACTAA
- a CDS encoding SIR2 family protein — MENIKEKLQDGSLVPFIGMGVFKNTTSKDGATLPHDSDSMILALNNGRAMSERLMYEYSRAAMSLEQRKGREYIIQMTNHIYASKEYDIPFAYEFFKDIKPKYMIDTNVDDSSCKIYEDVEHFMITGVSRITADYDRFLIYKFDPSTKEYTRIDKEELNDSLPILFKPMGCMIPEMNFIISDADFVDWLTEAMGGYALPPFLKDYKKDKSYMFLGVDFSRDTFRMVAHEITLGLDTGIIVTDKDELTKKENKFVDTHNLEIVKDECDNFLKSL; from the coding sequence ATGGAAAATATAAAAGAGAAACTACAAGACGGAAGTTTAGTTCCGTTTATAGGTATGGGTGTATTTAAAAATACAACTTCAAAAGATGGCGCTACACTGCCACATGATAGTGATTCGATGATTTTAGCACTTAATAACGGTCGTGCTATGAGTGAAAGACTTATGTATGAATATAGTCGTGCTGCAATGAGTTTGGAGCAAAGAAAGGGTAGAGAGTACATCATTCAGATGACAAACCACATCTACGCATCAAAAGAATACGATATACCATTCGCTTATGAATTTTTTAAAGATATTAAACCAAAGTATATGATAGATACTAATGTTGATGATAGCTCATGTAAAATATATGAAGATGTTGAGCATTTCATGATAACTGGTGTATCGAGAATTACAGCTGATTATGACAGATTTTTAATCTACAAATTTGATCCTTCTACAAAAGAATATACAAGAATAGACAAAGAAGAGTTAAACGATTCACTTCCTATACTTTTCAAACCAATGGGGTGTATGATCCCAGAGATGAACTTCATTATTAGTGATGCAGACTTTGTTGACTGGTTAACAGAAGCGATGGGCGGTTATGCACTTCCTCCATTTTTAAAAGATTATAAAAAAGACAAGTCTTACATGTTCCTGGGTGTTGATTTCTCACGCGATACTTTTAGAATGGTGGCACATGAGATAACACTAGGTTTAGATACTGGTATAATAGTTACGGATAAAGATGAATTAACTAAAAAAGAAAACAAGTTTGTAGACACTCATAATCTTGAAATTGTTAAAGATGAGTGTGATAACTTTTTAAAGAGTTTATAA